A genomic region of Gemmata massiliana contains the following coding sequences:
- a CDS encoding DUF2891 domain-containing protein → MPAAEPPATPKGETLTPEWASAFAKLALKGAKKEFPNKPGHVLLDDKDAKTPKALHPAFYGCYDWHSAVHGHWMLVRVLRAHPTLPQAKDIRAVLAEHLTAANIKAEVEYFNRSEAKSFERPYGWAWLLKLAEELHTWDDPDAKTWAGNLRPLAELIANRYIEYFPKQTYPIRAGVHSNTAFGLTFAHDYAKATGNKKLQELIEERAKAYYAKDVDAPARWEPDGADFLSPSLCEADLMRRVLPPAEFAAWFHKYLPGAAKGEPANLFGPATVTDRTDPQLVHLDGLNLSRAWCLRGIITALPKDDPARKALAASVAKHAEAGLKHVSSGDYAGEHWLASFAVWMLSLPAPE, encoded by the coding sequence ATGCCAGCGGCCGAACCGCCCGCGACACCGAAAGGCGAGACGCTCACTCCGGAGTGGGCGTCCGCGTTCGCCAAACTCGCGCTGAAGGGCGCGAAGAAAGAGTTCCCCAACAAACCCGGGCACGTGCTGCTCGACGACAAGGACGCCAAGACGCCCAAGGCGCTGCACCCCGCGTTCTACGGCTGCTACGACTGGCACTCCGCCGTTCACGGGCACTGGATGCTGGTCCGCGTGCTGCGTGCGCACCCGACGCTCCCGCAAGCGAAGGACATCCGCGCCGTTCTCGCGGAACACCTGACTGCGGCGAACATTAAGGCCGAAGTCGAGTATTTCAATCGATCAGAAGCGAAATCGTTCGAGCGGCCTTACGGCTGGGCGTGGTTACTCAAACTCGCGGAAGAGTTGCACACCTGGGACGACCCAGACGCGAAGACGTGGGCCGGGAACCTGCGCCCGCTCGCGGAGCTGATAGCCAACCGGTACATCGAATACTTCCCGAAGCAGACGTACCCGATCCGCGCCGGGGTTCACTCGAACACCGCGTTCGGGCTCACGTTCGCACACGACTACGCGAAAGCAACCGGCAACAAGAAACTACAAGAGTTGATCGAGGAGCGGGCGAAGGCGTACTACGCGAAGGACGTGGACGCGCCCGCCCGCTGGGAACCGGACGGGGCCGACTTCCTCTCCCCGAGCCTGTGTGAAGCGGACCTCATGCGCCGGGTACTTCCACCGGCCGAGTTCGCCGCGTGGTTCCACAAGTACCTGCCCGGCGCGGCCAAAGGTGAACCCGCGAACCTGTTCGGCCCCGCGACCGTTACCGACCGCACCGACCCGCAGCTCGTTCACCTCGACGGCCTGAACCTCAGTCGTGCGTGGTGTTTGCGCGGCATCATCACCGCGCTCCCGAAAGACGACCCGGCGCGCAAGGCGCTGGCCGCTTCCGTCGCGAAGCACGCCGAGGCCGGGTTAAAGCACGTTTCGAGTGGGGACTACGCGGGCGAGCACTGGCTCGCGTCGTTCGCGGTGTGGATGCTCTCGCTGCCCGCGCCGGAGTGA
- a CDS encoding serine hydrolase domain-containing protein: protein MRPSRAFLFALLVFTPSARAADPRVADSLQPFVEKNELAGAVVLVASPDKVLTVETVGFADREAKIAMKSDDLFWIASMTKPMTAAALMMLVDEGKVTLDDPIEKYLPEFKAQWMAVFQDKDTVLLKKPGRVPTIRDCLRHTSGMPFGSALETPTIDKLLLKDAVGSYAITPLQYEPGTKYVYSNAGINTAGRIIEVASGLSYEEFMAKRLFGPLGMTETTWRPTSEQLKRLAKTYRPSKNGKGLEAMPISPLAYPLSDSTRQPCPGGGLFSTARDVAAFGQMILRGGMHGEKRLLSEDSIRAMTGTQTDTLLDKSKGEGGYGLGLSTTRKSKKDGPAVAGPCGHGGAFATNVWIDPDKKLVTVYMVQHAGFSGDGAKARSAFEKATADIYGK from the coding sequence ATGCGCCCCTCTCGCGCGTTCCTGTTCGCGCTGCTCGTGTTCACCCCGTCCGCTCGCGCCGCCGATCCGCGGGTCGCGGATAGCCTGCAACCGTTCGTCGAGAAGAACGAGCTCGCGGGTGCGGTCGTGTTGGTCGCGTCGCCGGACAAGGTGCTGACCGTCGAAACCGTGGGCTTCGCCGACCGCGAGGCCAAGATCGCGATGAAGTCGGACGACCTGTTTTGGATCGCGTCGATGACCAAACCCATGACGGCCGCGGCGCTCATGATGCTCGTCGACGAGGGGAAGGTCACGCTCGACGACCCGATCGAGAAGTACCTGCCGGAATTCAAAGCGCAGTGGATGGCCGTGTTCCAGGATAAGGACACGGTGCTGCTGAAGAAGCCGGGCCGCGTGCCCACGATCCGGGACTGCCTGCGCCACACGAGCGGGATGCCGTTCGGCTCCGCACTCGAAACCCCGACCATCGACAAACTGCTGCTCAAGGACGCGGTGGGCAGTTACGCCATCACGCCGCTCCAGTACGAGCCGGGTACGAAGTACGTGTACTCGAACGCGGGCATCAACACCGCGGGGCGCATCATCGAAGTGGCCAGCGGCCTTTCCTACGAAGAGTTCATGGCGAAGCGGTTGTTCGGGCCGCTCGGGATGACCGAAACGACCTGGCGCCCCACGAGCGAGCAACTGAAGCGACTCGCGAAAACCTACCGCCCGAGTAAGAACGGCAAGGGGCTGGAAGCAATGCCCATTTCGCCGCTGGCGTACCCGCTCAGCGACTCGACGCGGCAGCCGTGCCCCGGTGGTGGATTGTTCTCCACAGCGCGGGACGTGGCCGCGTTCGGGCAGATGATCCTGCGCGGCGGTATGCACGGCGAAAAGCGGCTGCTTTCCGAAGATTCGATTCGCGCAATGACCGGCACTCAAACCGACACGCTGCTCGACAAGTCGAAGGGAGAGGGCGGGTATGGTTTGGGGTTGAGCACGACGCGCAAGTCGAAGAAGGACGGTCCGGCGGTCGCGGGACCGTGCGGTCACGGCGGCGCGTTTGCCACGAACGTGTGGATCGACCCGGACAAGAAGCTCGTGACGGTGTACATGGTCCAGCACGCGGGCTTCTCGGGAGACGGCGCGAAGGCGCGCTCGGCGTTCGAGAAAGCCACCGCGGACATATACGGTAAGTGA
- a CDS encoding 3'-5' exonuclease — MTPRRKKPPVPLPPLDGPFVAIDFETADNGPDSACAVGIVRVENSKIVHREAVLIRPPRERILFTYVHGITWPMVKSAPVFKDVWSKVAPVLEGAAFLAAHNAPFDRRVLSACCAAAELTAPALPFVCTVQLARRKWALKPANLPAVCRRLGIGLMHHDAGSDAEACARIVIAAAFPGNATDAAG; from the coding sequence ATGACCCCGCGCCGCAAGAAGCCGCCCGTTCCGCTCCCGCCGCTGGACGGCCCGTTCGTGGCGATCGACTTCGAGACGGCCGACAACGGCCCCGATAGCGCCTGCGCGGTAGGGATAGTTCGAGTGGAAAACTCGAAGATCGTTCACCGCGAAGCGGTGCTGATCCGCCCGCCGCGCGAGCGCATTCTGTTCACCTACGTTCACGGCATCACGTGGCCGATGGTGAAAAGCGCGCCGGTCTTCAAAGACGTGTGGTCGAAGGTCGCGCCGGTACTCGAAGGTGCGGCGTTCCTCGCCGCGCACAACGCCCCGTTCGACCGGCGCGTGCTGTCCGCGTGCTGCGCCGCGGCGGAACTGACGGCCCCCGCCCTGCCCTTCGTCTGCACGGTTCAGCTCGCGCGCCGGAAGTGGGCACTCAAACCCGCGAACCTGCCCGCCGTGTGTCGGCGCCTCGGGATCGGCCTGATGCACCACGACGCCGGGTCAGACGCCGAAGCGTGTGCCCGGATCGTGATCGCCGCGGCGTTCCCGGGCAACGCGACCGACGCCGCGGGTTGA